The proteins below come from a single Saccharophagus degradans 2-40 genomic window:
- a CDS encoding hydrogen peroxide-inducible genes activator: protein MTLTELRYIVTLAQEQHFGRAAERCHVSQPTLSIAVKKLEEELSIALFERSKTRVYPTPLGTQIVEQACRVLEQASAIKDIATAGKNQLTSPLQLGAIFTIGPYLFPQLIPAIQKLASDMPLYVEESYTATLRRRLRQGDLDAIVVALPFTEADVVTQKLYEEPFVVLLSKDHPLAEKEAIQPDELSDCNVLLLGEGHCFRDQVLAACPNLKPGIDDPRGKIRTATEGSSLETLKYMVASRLGITILPLSAALSGHQSSDMLVTRPFAGDAPTRTIALAWRASFPRLQAIDVVREAIGECSIASKPAI from the coding sequence ATGACACTCACTGAATTGCGCTACATCGTTACCCTTGCACAAGAGCAACATTTTGGTCGCGCTGCAGAGCGCTGCCATGTGTCGCAACCCACTTTAAGTATTGCGGTTAAAAAGTTAGAGGAAGAGCTGAGCATAGCTCTGTTCGAACGCTCCAAAACACGCGTGTACCCTACACCTTTAGGTACCCAAATTGTAGAGCAAGCGTGCCGCGTGCTAGAACAGGCCTCGGCCATTAAAGACATTGCCACCGCCGGTAAAAACCAGCTTACCAGCCCCTTGCAGTTAGGTGCCATCTTTACCATTGGGCCCTATTTGTTCCCGCAGCTTATACCGGCTATTCAAAAATTAGCCAGCGATATGCCGCTTTATGTGGAAGAAAGCTACACAGCCACCTTGCGCCGCCGCTTGCGCCAAGGGGATTTAGACGCAATTGTGGTCGCGCTGCCGTTCACCGAAGCCGATGTGGTTACTCAAAAGCTCTACGAAGAGCCGTTTGTGGTGTTGTTGAGTAAAGATCACCCGCTGGCTGAGAAAGAGGCCATCCAGCCGGATGAGCTATCAGACTGCAACGTGCTGCTGTTAGGCGAAGGCCACTGCTTTCGCGACCAAGTACTGGCGGCCTGCCCTAACCTAAAGCCCGGTATTGATGATCCGCGCGGTAAAATACGCACCGCCACAGAGGGCAGCTCACTCGAGACGCTTAAGTATATGGTGGCCTCGCGCTTAGGCATTACCATTTTGCCTTTGTCGGCCGCACTAAGCGGGCATCAATCGTCAGATATGCTGGTAACCCGCCCGTTTGCGGGTGATGCGCCAACGCGTACTATTGCCTTGGCATGGCGGGCAAGTTTCCCGCGCTTACAGGCTATAGATGTGGTGCGCGAAGCCATTGGCGAATGCAGTATTGCCAGCAAGCCAGCTATTTAA
- a CDS encoding SDR family oxidoreductase: MSGKKLLFIGYGDIAGRTSRQLATNGYSITGIARTPRQLPEGVSQWLGSAQDAEILNKISQTAFDTVVITLTPAARSDEGYKAGYVDPLQALSNAWQASNTPPKCVIFVSSTSVYGQNEDEWVDETSTCKPTNYSGQRILEAEKLALSLAENGTTTSCIVRFSGIYGPGRDQLLRQVLAGKAGTEAYTNRIHADDCAGVLAHLIQLHASGQQLASHYLASDCEPVTAKAARQWLGKQLGLPETHLKRDPTAKTRAGSKRCNNKRILESGYSFIYSSYREGYKDIIATFKQQAQSQQ; this comes from the coding sequence TTGTCTGGAAAAAAACTACTGTTTATTGGTTACGGCGATATTGCAGGACGAACCAGCCGCCAACTCGCGACCAACGGTTACTCTATAACGGGTATAGCGCGCACACCGCGGCAGCTGCCGGAGGGAGTTAGCCAATGGCTTGGCAGCGCGCAAGACGCTGAAATACTTAACAAAATTAGCCAAACCGCGTTTGACACAGTGGTGATTACCCTCACCCCTGCAGCCCGCTCGGACGAAGGCTACAAAGCAGGTTATGTAGATCCCCTACAAGCGCTTAGCAACGCGTGGCAAGCCAGCAACACCCCTCCCAAATGCGTTATTTTTGTTTCTAGCACCAGCGTATACGGCCAAAATGAAGACGAGTGGGTGGATGAAACCAGCACCTGCAAGCCAACCAATTACAGCGGCCAACGTATTTTAGAAGCGGAGAAGCTCGCACTAAGCTTGGCCGAAAACGGAACAACAACTTCCTGCATTGTGCGCTTTTCCGGTATTTACGGGCCAGGGCGCGACCAATTATTAAGGCAGGTGCTAGCAGGTAAGGCAGGTACGGAAGCCTACACCAACCGCATTCACGCGGACGACTGCGCCGGTGTACTGGCGCATTTAATCCAACTGCACGCTTCTGGCCAACAGCTGGCCAGCCACTACCTCGCCAGCGACTGCGAACCTGTTACCGCCAAAGCAGCACGTCAGTGGCTGGGTAAACAACTAGGGTTGCCCGAAACTCATCTAAAGCGCGACCCAACAGCCAAAACGCGCGCCGGCAGCAAGCGCTGCAATAACAAACGCATACTAGAGTCAGGTTACTCCTTTATTTACTCCAGTTATAGAGAGGGCTATAAAGACATTATTGCCACATTTAAGCAGCAAGCTCAGAGCCAGCAGTAA
- a CDS encoding aminoacyl-tRNA deacylase and HDOD domain-containing protein translates to MSVNTSILEMLENRQVAYNITGMDEATKLRLIPSTNMVCVVKAVLVQDAKSRCQVLVPSNTIVDVDAMFRHFGRSFEGIPCQEISPLLEKQQLISIPAIPRWQGLPTLVDASILRYEKLLLESGDGERWVEISQEDFQSIIDASSVGTFAGSMPSSDSAADDEAQIFDSVKRFTQLRIKQRLDETLELPPLPETAQRIIKLRADPNADISDLTNIVEIDPSLAAQVVSWAASPYYSAPGKIKSVHDAIVRVLGFDMVLNLALGLALGRTITSSAASQKQLDDYWRASVYSAAAVEGLVTSIGREHRPSFGMAYLAGLLNNFGFLVLAEVFPPYFSNISRLQLANPHVPNASVEQFLLGVSGNQVASWLLDNWNMPEEVVVALRQQNNLDFKGEHNVYAKLIYVAKQLLAAKGFGSSYPQALPDSLFQELHLDRETAEITIENILESGSDLDEIAEKMRG, encoded by the coding sequence GTGTCTGTAAACACCAGTATTTTGGAAATGCTCGAAAACCGCCAAGTTGCCTACAACATTACAGGCATGGATGAAGCCACAAAGCTGCGACTAATCCCTTCTACAAACATGGTATGCGTTGTAAAAGCTGTACTGGTGCAAGACGCAAAAAGCCGCTGCCAAGTACTGGTGCCATCCAATACAATTGTGGATGTAGATGCAATGTTCCGACATTTTGGCCGCAGCTTTGAGGGCATCCCCTGCCAAGAAATAAGCCCTCTACTAGAGAAGCAGCAATTAATTAGTATACCTGCCATACCGCGCTGGCAAGGCTTGCCCACCCTAGTAGACGCCAGTATTTTGCGCTACGAAAAATTGTTATTGGAATCTGGCGACGGCGAGCGCTGGGTGGAAATAAGCCAAGAAGATTTTCAAAGTATTATCGACGCCTCTAGTGTAGGCACCTTTGCTGGCAGCATGCCAAGCAGCGACAGCGCTGCCGACGACGAAGCGCAAATATTCGATTCAGTAAAACGCTTTACCCAGTTGCGCATTAAACAGCGCCTAGACGAAACTTTAGAATTGCCCCCCTTACCGGAAACCGCGCAGCGTATTATTAAATTGCGCGCAGACCCAAATGCCGACATTAGCGACCTAACCAATATTGTAGAAATAGACCCAAGCTTAGCCGCACAGGTGGTGAGCTGGGCAGCATCGCCTTATTATTCCGCGCCAGGCAAAATAAAATCAGTACACGATGCCATAGTGAGAGTACTGGGTTTTGATATGGTGCTTAACCTTGCTTTGGGCTTAGCGCTAGGCCGCACCATCACTTCGTCGGCTGCAAGCCAAAAACAATTAGATGATTACTGGCGTGCCTCCGTTTATTCAGCCGCCGCCGTAGAAGGCTTAGTTACCAGTATTGGGCGCGAACACCGTCCAAGCTTTGGTATGGCTTATCTCGCAGGCCTACTAAACAATTTTGGCTTTTTGGTATTGGCCGAAGTCTTCCCCCCTTATTTTTCAAACATTAGCCGCTTGCAACTGGCTAACCCTCATGTGCCCAACGCATCGGTAGAACAGTTTTTACTGGGTGTATCTGGCAACCAAGTAGCTTCGTGGTTGTTAGATAATTGGAATATGCCCGAAGAAGTTGTAGTGGCATTACGCCAACAGAATAATTTGGATTTTAAGGGCGAGCACAATGTGTACGCCAAGTTAATCTACGTGGCCAAACAATTGTTAGCAGCAAAAGGCTTTGGCTCGAGCTATCCGCAAGCCCTGCCCGACAGCTTATTCCAAGAGTTACATTTAGATAGAGAAACTGCCGAAATTACAATAGAAAATATTTTAGAGTCCGGCTCTGATTTAGATGAAATTGCTGAGAAAATGAGAGGGTAG
- a CDS encoding MipA/OmpV family protein, translating into MQINMWESIEQGKKYGKRLAEKVLDMKAVCIWIALLIVGSNCFAQQPNPNYFSLGAVGLYMPEYEGSDEMQLLGFPSIAFKKDRWQFDAVNGLRYNFSADGNYSYGPLVHYFFGREESDSAYLTGLGDIDYGLEMGAYLNYSLAGWTLGGSVHRDLSKQVGGLRLKLAADRMFMLNRSNMLSVQVDTEWVDEKYADAFFAISTEQALATDYSVYNASKGLKHAGVSATWIHIVNPHWQAIVGVNAKVLVGSAVDSPLVFDDTLISTVAGVVYRF; encoded by the coding sequence ATGCAAATTAATATGTGGGAAAGTATAGAGCAAGGTAAGAAGTACGGTAAAAGGCTTGCTGAAAAAGTGTTAGATATGAAGGCTGTCTGCATATGGATAGCTTTGTTGATAGTAGGCAGTAATTGTTTTGCGCAGCAGCCCAACCCTAATTATTTTAGCCTTGGTGCAGTGGGGTTATATATGCCCGAGTACGAAGGGTCGGATGAGATGCAATTGCTTGGGTTTCCCTCTATAGCATTTAAAAAGGATCGCTGGCAATTTGATGCGGTTAATGGCCTTAGGTACAATTTTTCCGCTGATGGCAATTACAGTTATGGGCCTTTGGTGCATTATTTTTTTGGTCGTGAAGAGTCGGACTCTGCTTATCTTACAGGGTTGGGGGATATCGATTACGGCTTAGAAATGGGGGCCTACCTCAATTATTCTTTGGCCGGTTGGACGTTGGGTGGTAGCGTGCACCGAGATTTATCTAAGCAGGTGGGCGGGTTAAGATTGAAGTTGGCGGCTGATCGAATGTTTATGTTAAACCGTTCGAATATGTTGAGTGTACAGGTAGATACCGAGTGGGTTGACGAAAAATATGCCGATGCATTTTTTGCTATCTCTACCGAGCAGGCTTTGGCTACCGATTACTCTGTTTATAACGCTAGCAAGGGGTTAAAGCACGCAGGGGTAAGTGCAACTTGGATTCATATTGTTAACCCGCACTGGCAAGCAATAGTGGGTGTAAACGCAAAAGTATTGGTTGGCAGTGCAGTAGATAGCCCGCTTGTGTTTGATGATACGCTAATCTCAACCGTAGCAGGTGTGGTATATCGCTTCTAA
- a CDS encoding TetR/AcrR family transcriptional regulator yields MSKKEEDIIQSATKLFSAFGYHAVGIDTIIAESNVAKMTFYKYFPSKELLIEGVLKRRDEDLQAGILRTVESCRTPMAKLKAIFNWYENWFCGADFHGCMFIKASEEFPRGATRVRDIIENFKRWLIELIKEILQQAGAANAAVLAQHVVVVLDGLTVKFNMDVSVAHTEMANNWKLIKKLVQLHIKDK; encoded by the coding sequence ATGTCTAAAAAAGAAGAAGATATTATTCAGTCTGCTACTAAGTTGTTTTCGGCGTTTGGTTATCATGCGGTAGGTATAGATACCATTATTGCTGAATCTAATGTAGCAAAAATGACATTTTATAAGTACTTCCCCTCTAAAGAATTGTTAATAGAAGGTGTATTAAAGCGGCGAGATGAAGATTTACAGGCCGGAATATTGCGCACTGTAGAATCGTGCCGTACGCCAATGGCTAAATTAAAAGCCATTTTTAATTGGTACGAAAACTGGTTTTGTGGCGCAGATTTTCATGGTTGTATGTTTATTAAGGCATCGGAAGAGTTTCCGCGTGGCGCGACTCGCGTGCGCGACATTATCGAGAATTTTAAACGTTGGCTGATTGAGCTTATAAAGGAAATATTACAACAGGCGGGCGCAGCTAACGCTGCAGTATTGGCGCAACATGTTGTAGTGGTTTTAGATGGCCTTACTGTGAAGTTTAATATGGATGTGTCTGTCGCACACACAGAAATGGCAAATAACTGGAAGCTTATTAAGAAATTGGTTCAGCTGCATATTAAAGATAAGTAA
- a CDS encoding iron-containing redox enzyme family protein, whose protein sequence is MNIDKSLLNNPRLQALNIMKGTVPKSAWERNEIFTKNLRKKLSQHAINNHPAINALNSQKINKETLQKIHLDYRHAIVKVFTDALTMAMTQTRQLEPRLPAGAKLAPRFLLTLNALDEFGFRPELDSSNYYSGNPAFAHYPLYEDVLKALGLSKSAIEQFTPSDIARKLLHFLEASFSDYTSIITLLAVAELQVIIFSPPLRKATEFHSLDVNSGYYFVHGTSTDHDTAAADDDHEEDLWNALHQACTETDYNRLEATALEYMNLWNEFWNEQLSRINSKVAYNNTNSTNETAALA, encoded by the coding sequence ATGAATATAGATAAATCTCTTCTGAACAACCCTAGGCTTCAAGCACTTAACATTATGAAAGGAACTGTGCCAAAAAGTGCTTGGGAGCGCAATGAGATTTTTACTAAAAATCTACGCAAAAAATTAAGCCAGCATGCCATCAACAACCATCCAGCCATTAATGCGCTAAATTCACAAAAAATTAACAAAGAAACACTACAGAAAATTCATTTAGATTATAGGCACGCCATTGTAAAGGTATTTACGGATGCACTAACAATGGCCATGACTCAAACCAGACAATTAGAGCCACGCTTACCAGCCGGGGCAAAACTAGCACCACGCTTTTTGCTAACCCTAAATGCGTTAGACGAGTTTGGCTTTAGGCCGGAATTAGATTCAAGCAACTACTATAGTGGCAACCCTGCTTTTGCCCACTACCCTCTCTATGAAGATGTACTTAAAGCGCTGGGGCTTAGCAAAAGTGCAATAGAGCAATTCACACCTAGCGATATAGCGCGAAAGTTACTGCACTTTTTAGAAGCAAGCTTTTCAGATTACACAAGTATCATTACGCTGCTAGCGGTTGCAGAGCTGCAAGTAATTATTTTTAGCCCCCCCTTGCGTAAGGCCACAGAGTTTCATTCGCTAGATGTGAATAGCGGCTACTACTTTGTTCACGGCACCAGTACCGACCACGACACCGCAGCAGCAGATGACGACCATGAAGAAGATCTTTGGAACGCGCTTCACCAAGCGTGCACCGAAACAGACTACAACCGCCTTGAGGCCACCGCGCTGGAATATATGAACCTATGGAATGAATTTTGGAACGAGCAACTCTCGCGCATCAACTCCAAAGTAGCTTACAACAATACAAACAGTACCAACGAAACAGCCGCACTAGCTTAA
- a CDS encoding sterol desaturase family protein: MDTLTPSDTLDSGIAQEPTPPQTKNTKTFSFATLLRHLCYPLLMLAVCLTLFIGFTFDIDFGLCNMVFLVGTIAYLALCERLIPYKKQWHPTAKEWGRDAIYLILTMMGGASAVAVVFAIAAVVSPKESTLGLWVEVPIAILLTSLGSYIFHRAGHDIPFLWRFHGIHHAADKINVSNNALNHIADVFGRRLLAQLPLILLGISTPALFIVSIFNTAQGYFSHANVDVKIGWLNYIVGSPEQHRLHHSKDLAEAGHFSVDITLWDFLFKSYFWKKGKQPKEIGVTNRASFPPSNNIWKNIIHPLRRNITYRQ; this comes from the coding sequence GTGGATACCTTAACTCCCTCAGATACGCTCGATTCAGGAATAGCTCAAGAACCAACTCCCCCGCAAACAAAAAACACCAAGACGTTTAGCTTTGCCACTTTGCTACGCCACCTTTGTTACCCGCTACTTATGCTGGCCGTGTGCTTAACGTTATTTATTGGCTTTACGTTTGATATCGATTTTGGCTTGTGCAACATGGTGTTTCTGGTAGGCACTATTGCCTACTTAGCGCTGTGCGAGCGGTTAATCCCCTATAAAAAGCAATGGCACCCAACTGCTAAAGAGTGGGGCCGAGACGCTATTTATTTAATTCTCACTATGATGGGTGGTGCCTCTGCGGTAGCAGTGGTTTTTGCAATAGCAGCTGTAGTATCGCCAAAGGAATCTACTTTAGGACTATGGGTAGAAGTGCCCATTGCGATTTTGCTCACGTCGCTTGGTTCCTATATTTTTCATCGCGCGGGGCACGACATACCTTTTTTGTGGCGCTTTCATGGTATTCACCACGCGGCAGATAAAATAAACGTCAGTAACAACGCCCTAAATCACATAGCAGATGTATTCGGACGCAGGCTGCTCGCACAATTACCCTTAATACTATTAGGCATTTCTACCCCAGCCCTTTTTATTGTGAGTATTTTTAATACAGCGCAAGGTTATTTTTCTCACGCAAACGTCGACGTAAAAATTGGTTGGTTGAACTATATAGTAGGCAGCCCAGAGCAACATCGTTTACACCATAGTAAAGATCTCGCCGAGGCCGGCCATTTCAGCGTAGATATCACCCTGTGGGATTTCTTGTTTAAAAGCTATTTTTGGAAGAAAGGAAAACAACCAAAGGAAATTGGTGTTACTAATCGCGCTTCGTTTCCGCCCTCTAATAACATTTGGAAAAATATTATTCACCCACTGCGTCGCAACATTACCTACCGCCAGTAA